Proteins encoded in a region of the Ancylobacter sp. SL191 genome:
- a CDS encoding right-handed parallel beta-helix repeat-containing protein, with protein sequence MPISRRSALALGASLIAMPAVAQLSAAPSRRLNATDFAITADAGEDGSGTDNRTAFQAFFTELATGGYSEAVIPGGRYAISGDLFLGSATLESLAIYGQGAEFIFTAPEPKMGARLRVAATRRQGGALHIEGLLLRHNRPTVRTGGSDMVGLSGFRAYRIEDITIPSADNMGITIGRGDAKAPRFVPESIIISGCDVGGRRESQPHSNASIGDTGIWIVSPAVETRITRCRVRETGDDGIYVGHSDAQNIRRVEIDNNDVQDSGARGIVIAVPNGHLRDNSIRRTNIAGIVCETMDGGMASDLLIERNLVVDAGTLKDNVLGQRLMKKVHPHGIFIYEPGRNITLRDNVIRTPLGDGLKILSHPLGDLSGVRLEGGSFEGIGSRPGSSSAVVLRREGNAPTRCLDVEARGVQVIDSPAPLLAWSNNAPEADGPVRLLDLALVRCRPEGGSRYVSGSGKIGGVEISYRSIGSTVDIAGGDAAFPLAVTRLK encoded by the coding sequence ATGCCGATCAGCCGCCGCTCCGCTCTCGCCTTGGGTGCCAGCCTGATCGCCATGCCGGCCGTTGCGCAGTTATCCGCGGCCCCTTCGCGCCGCCTGAACGCCACGGATTTCGCGATTACCGCCGATGCGGGGGAGGATGGCAGCGGCACGGACAATCGCACGGCATTCCAGGCGTTCTTCACCGAACTGGCGACAGGCGGCTATAGCGAGGCGGTCATTCCCGGCGGGCGCTACGCGATCTCGGGCGACCTTTTCCTCGGCTCGGCGACGCTGGAAAGTCTCGCCATCTATGGTCAGGGGGCGGAGTTCATCTTCACCGCGCCCGAACCGAAGATGGGCGCCCGCCTGCGGGTTGCCGCGACCCGGCGCCAGGGCGGGGCGCTGCATATTGAAGGGCTGCTTCTTCGCCACAACCGACCCACGGTGCGCACGGGCGGCAGCGACATGGTCGGCCTGTCGGGCTTTCGTGCCTACCGGATCGAGGACATCACCATCCCCTCCGCCGACAATATGGGCATTACCATCGGCCGGGGGGACGCCAAGGCGCCGCGTTTCGTGCCGGAGTCCATTATCATTTCCGGCTGTGATGTCGGCGGGCGGCGCGAGAGCCAGCCCCACAGCAACGCCTCCATCGGCGATACCGGCATCTGGATCGTCAGCCCTGCGGTCGAGACCCGCATCACCCGTTGCCGCGTGCGCGAGACCGGCGATGACGGCATCTATGTCGGCCATTCCGATGCGCAGAACATCCGGCGGGTGGAGATCGACAATAATGACGTGCAGGATTCCGGCGCGCGCGGCATCGTCATTGCCGTGCCGAACGGCCATCTGCGCGACAACAGCATCCGTCGCACCAACATCGCCGGCATTGTCTGCGAGACGATGGATGGCGGCATGGCGTCCGACCTGCTGATCGAGCGCAATCTCGTCGTCGACGCGGGCACGCTGAAGGACAATGTGCTGGGCCAGCGGCTGATGAAGAAGGTCCATCCGCACGGCATCTTCATCTATGAGCCGGGCCGCAACATCACCCTGCGCGACAATGTGATCCGCACGCCGCTCGGCGACGGGCTGAAGATCCTCAGCCACCCGCTGGGCGACCTGTCGGGCGTGCGCCTCGAGGGCGGCAGCTTCGAGGGCATCGGCAGCCGGCCCGGCTCCAGCAGCGCCGTGGTGCTGCGGCGCGAGGGCAACGCCCCGACCCGCTGCCTGGACGTGGAGGCGCGCGGCGTGCAGGTGATCGACAGCCCGGCGCCGCTGCTCGCCTGGTCCAACAACGCCCCCGAGGCGGACGGGCCGGTGCGCCTGCTCGACCTCGCGCTGGTGCGCTGCCGGCCGGAGGGCGGCAGCCGCTATGTCAGCGGCAGCGGCAAGATCGGCGGCGTGGAAATCAGCTACCGTTCGATCGGTTCGACGGTCGACATCGCCGGCGGCGACGCGGCTTTTCCGCTCGCGGTGACGCGGCTGAAATGA
- a CDS encoding acyltransferase family protein, which produces MTAASGKTEFGMGQLASIQVLRALAAIMVTVAHASEEAKYFYGFTPWIETDPFGKGVDLFFIISGFIIYYSSVKLFDLPRPHVQFIKNRLIRVVPIYYIFTTLMIMVIIFAPGGVKEAKFDVYQFISSYLFFPYERYDGRISPILSLGWTLNYEMFFYAMFSLCLMVSRAHVALCTIILLFVLSVLGALGVGAEFAAIRFWTNSIILEFAMGILIALAYARWGKAFALSTGLAVAVALVGLLALYYLNMPHKPFALPRFVSAGIPSAITVAALVLLLPATVERRLPRFMVALGDSSYSLYLSHRFVQRPIQILLTKSGIFGPGTVGGVYVVMAVIAAIGVGHLVYLLIERPLLHWMRSMSRGRVGRPLGERS; this is translated from the coding sequence GTGACAGCAGCGTCGGGCAAAACGGAATTCGGCATGGGGCAACTTGCCTCCATCCAGGTTCTTCGGGCGTTGGCCGCGATCATGGTGACTGTCGCGCACGCCTCTGAAGAGGCGAAATACTTCTATGGCTTCACGCCATGGATCGAGACCGACCCCTTCGGCAAGGGTGTCGATCTGTTCTTCATCATCAGCGGCTTCATTATCTATTATTCGAGCGTGAAGCTCTTCGACCTGCCGCGGCCGCACGTCCAGTTCATCAAGAACAGGCTTATCCGCGTCGTTCCGATCTATTATATATTCACCACGCTCATGATCATGGTCATCATTTTCGCGCCGGGCGGCGTGAAGGAGGCCAAATTCGACGTCTATCAATTCATCTCATCGTATCTGTTCTTTCCTTACGAGCGCTATGACGGGCGTATTTCACCGATCCTGTCGCTTGGATGGACGCTGAATTATGAGATGTTCTTCTATGCGATGTTCAGTCTGTGCCTGATGGTGTCGCGTGCGCATGTCGCCTTGTGCACGATCATCCTGCTCTTCGTGCTGTCGGTTCTGGGCGCGCTCGGTGTCGGTGCGGAATTCGCGGCCATCCGCTTCTGGACCAACAGCATCATTCTCGAATTCGCCATGGGCATTCTCATCGCGCTGGCCTATGCGCGGTGGGGCAAGGCGTTCGCGCTGTCCACCGGCTTGGCCGTCGCCGTCGCTTTGGTGGGGTTGCTGGCGCTTTACTATCTCAATATGCCGCACAAGCCGTTCGCGCTTCCACGCTTCGTGTCCGCCGGCATTCCCTCCGCCATTACCGTGGCGGCGCTGGTGCTGCTCCTGCCGGCCACCGTGGAGCGCCGCCTGCCGCGCTTCATGGTCGCGCTGGGCGACAGTTCGTACTCGCTCTATCTCAGCCACCGCTTCGTGCAGCGTCCGATCCAGATTCTGCTGACGAAATCCGGCATCTTCGGACCGGGGACGGTCGGCGGGGTGTATGTCGTCATGGCCGTCATTGCGGCGATTGGCGTCGGTCATCTGGTCTATCTGCTAATCGAGCGGCCCCTGCTACACTGGATGCGGTCAATGTCGCGGGGCCGGGTCGGTCGCCCGCTTGGAGAGCGTTCATGA
- a CDS encoding DUF167 family protein, which yields MSAGSPSAWSVAADGLLVTVRATPRGGRDAIDGLVDLADGRRALKARVSVAAEDGKANAALTRLLAKGAGIAPSSVELVSGATARLKTFRLKGDPATLTARLQALVGE from the coding sequence GTGAGCGCCGGATCGCCATCCGCCTGGTCGGTGGCGGCTGATGGCCTCCTTGTGACCGTGCGGGCAACACCGCGCGGCGGGCGCGACGCCATTGACGGGCTGGTGGACCTCGCCGACGGGCGGCGGGCGCTGAAGGCCCGCGTCAGCGTCGCGGCGGAGGACGGCAAGGCCAATGCGGCGCTTACCCGGCTGCTTGCCAAGGGCGCGGGCATCGCCCCCTCCAGCGTCGAACTGGTGAGCGGCGCGACGGCGCGGCTGAAGACCTTCCGGCTCAAAGGCGACCCCGCCACCCTCACCGCCCGGCTTCAGGCGCTGGTCGGGGAGTGA
- a CDS encoding YggT family protein: protein MYSLLWLFDTIITLYVWILIASAILSWLVAFNVVNAHNQVVRSIGEFLWRATEPVLAPLRRILPNLGGIDISPVVLIIGLYFIRNLVFELFV from the coding sequence ATGTATTCGCTTCTCTGGCTTTTCGACACGATCATCACGCTTTACGTCTGGATTCTCATCGCCTCGGCCATCCTGTCCTGGCTCGTGGCGTTCAACGTCGTCAACGCGCACAATCAGGTCGTGCGCAGCATCGGCGAGTTCCTGTGGCGCGCCACCGAGCCGGTGCTGGCGCCGCTGCGCCGCATCCTGCCCAATCTCGGCGGCATCGACATCTCGCCGGTGGTGCTGATCATCGGCCTCTATTTCATCCGCAACCTGGTGTTCGAGCTGTTCGTCTGA
- a CDS encoding NAD-dependent epimerase/dehydratase family protein codes for MSFSGGAATAIIFGGAGFIGTHLLAHLKTTGRYSRLISYDIRAPQSPVAGVEYIIGDVREPIRLTGDLAGAEIYNLAAVHTTPGHEDWEYFWTNVLGATHVCDFASRIGTSFLLFTASISVYGPTEEPVDERTPPAPVSAYGRSKFQAEGIHRSWLENGADRRLVIVRPAVIFGPGEGGNFTRLAGLLAKKRFVYPGRKDTIKSCGYVGELVNSMEFARGLGRREFTYNLSYPERTTSETICQAFAKVAGFAAPTRVVPLKLMLLAGFGFEVLGKFGLKTSINRERVWKLVRSTNILPTALVEAGYTYQTDIESALVAWKQASEGRFT; via the coding sequence ATGTCGTTTTCCGGCGGCGCCGCAACAGCCATCATTTTTGGCGGTGCGGGCTTTATCGGCACGCATCTGCTGGCCCATCTCAAGACCACCGGCCGCTATAGCCGGCTTATCTCCTACGATATCCGCGCGCCGCAGAGCCCGGTTGCCGGTGTGGAGTACATAATCGGCGACGTGCGCGAGCCGATCCGTCTGACGGGCGATCTGGCGGGCGCGGAGATCTACAATCTCGCGGCGGTCCACACCACGCCGGGCCATGAGGACTGGGAGTATTTCTGGACCAATGTGCTGGGCGCCACCCATGTGTGCGATTTCGCCAGCCGGATCGGCACCTCATTCCTGCTCTTCACCGCCTCGATCTCGGTCTATGGCCCGACCGAGGAGCCGGTGGATGAGCGCACCCCGCCCGCTCCGGTCTCGGCCTATGGCCGCTCCAAGTTCCAGGCCGAGGGTATTCATCGCAGCTGGCTGGAGAACGGCGCGGATCGCCGGCTGGTCATCGTCCGTCCCGCCGTCATCTTCGGGCCGGGCGAGGGGGGCAACTTCACCCGCCTCGCGGGTCTGCTCGCCAAGAAGCGCTTCGTCTATCCGGGCCGCAAGGACACCATCAAGTCGTGCGGCTATGTCGGCGAGCTGGTGAATTCGATGGAGTTCGCCCGTGGCCTCGGCCGCCGGGAGTTCACCTATAATCTGTCCTATCCCGAGCGCACGACGTCCGAGACCATCTGTCAGGCCTTCGCCAAGGTGGCGGGCTTTGCGGCGCCGACGCGGGTGGTCCCGCTGAAGCTGATGCTGCTCGCCGGCTTTGGCTTCGAGGTGCTCGGCAAGTTCGGGCTGAAGACCTCGATCAACCGCGAGCGGGTCTGGAAGCTGGTGCGCTCCACCAACATCCTGCCGACCGCTCTGGTGGAGGCCGGCTACACCTATCAGACCGACATTGAGAGCGCGCTGGTCGCCTGGAAACAGGCGAGCGAAGGACGCTTCACATGA
- a CDS encoding site-2 protease family protein codes for MPWSLTVGYVYGTAVRIHVTFLLFLIWIWAAYYQQGGVGAAWNGVAFVALLFLCVLLHEFGHIFAARRYGVKTPEVTLWPFGGIARLERIPEKPSEELVVALAGPAVNVVIALVLLVLLGGDVGMEHIEKIENPQSSLMAKLAAANIFLVVFNLIPAFPMDGGRVLRALLAMKMGHAQATQAAASIGQALAVGLGLLGIFGNPMLIIIAVFVFLAASGEAGQVQMKQVAQGLLVQDAMITQFETLGPQASVGDAAEALIRTTQKEFPIVDGAGHLRGVLTRDAMIRALQAKGPASSVLEAMGEVPTVPMRAPLDRALKLITQSGAPLVGVIDAEGRLAGLLSPENVGEMMMLRAAQPEGRFGPWARKPTA; via the coding sequence ATGCCCTGGTCGCTTACCGTCGGCTATGTCTATGGCACGGCCGTGCGTATCCACGTCACCTTCCTGCTGTTCCTGATCTGGATCTGGGCCGCCTATTACCAGCAGGGCGGGGTCGGGGCGGCGTGGAACGGCGTTGCCTTCGTCGCGCTGCTGTTCCTCTGCGTGCTGCTGCACGAGTTCGGCCACATCTTCGCGGCGCGGCGCTACGGGGTGAAGACGCCGGAGGTGACGCTCTGGCCGTTCGGCGGCATCGCCCGGCTGGAGCGCATCCCGGAAAAGCCGTCGGAGGAGCTGGTGGTGGCGCTCGCCGGGCCGGCGGTGAATGTGGTGATCGCGCTGGTGCTGCTGGTGCTGCTCGGTGGCGATGTCGGCATGGAGCACATCGAGAAGATCGAGAACCCGCAATCGAGCCTGATGGCCAAGCTCGCCGCCGCTAACATCTTCCTCGTCGTGTTCAACCTCATCCCCGCCTTTCCGATGGATGGCGGGCGGGTGCTGCGGGCGCTGCTTGCCATGAAGATGGGCCATGCCCAGGCGACGCAGGCCGCGGCCTCGATCGGTCAGGCGCTGGCGGTCGGCCTCGGCCTGCTCGGCATCTTCGGCAACCCGATGCTGATCATCATCGCCGTCTTCGTTTTCCTTGCCGCCTCGGGCGAGGCCGGGCAGGTGCAGATGAAGCAGGTGGCGCAGGGCCTTCTGGTGCAGGACGCGATGATCACCCAGTTCGAGACGCTGGGCCCGCAAGCGAGCGTCGGGGACGCCGCCGAGGCGCTGATCCGCACCACGCAGAAGGAATTCCCCATCGTCGACGGCGCCGGCCATCTGCGCGGCGTGCTGACCCGCGACGCGATGATCCGGGCGCTGCAGGCCAAGGGTCCGGCTTCCTCCGTGCTAGAGGCGATGGGCGAAGTGCCGACCGTGCCGATGCGCGCGCCGCTCGACCGGGCGCTGAAGCTCATCACCCAGAGCGGCGCACCGCTGGTAGGCGTGATCGATGCGGAGGGGCGGCTCGCGGGGCTGCTCTCGCCGGAGAATGTCGGCGAGATGATGATGTTGCGCGCCGCCCAGCCGGAAGGCCGCTTCGGCCCGTGGGCCCGCAAGCCCACGGCCTGA
- a CDS encoding glycosyltransferase produces the protein MRIVHVLTRLLRAGSEENTLASCRGQIDAGHQVYLVHGRDFDPRYYAAPMPGLELVKIDSLVHPLDPVADAKAFAAMRRFFRTIRPDIVHTHQSKAGIVGRFAASAAGVKHIVHGVHIVPFINVGKAQRLIYLAAERAAARVTDAFIDVSRGMRDVCVEAKVGRPDQHHVIHSGFDLKRFAGGEPPEDWRDLIGIGPEEAKPPVIVMMAALEPRKRHCEFLEAFPAVVARFPQVRLLMPGEGPHRAEVEAKIAALGLGHNARLLGYRTDPEKLIALADFCMLTSTREGLPRVVMQYLAAGRTCIISDIPGLDEVVQDGRNGIVTGADDMAGAAQAAIRLIEDKALLARLTAGARASDMSSWQVENMCAGIERVYRQLAA, from the coding sequence ATGCGCATCGTTCACGTTCTGACACGCCTGCTGCGCGCGGGCTCCGAGGAGAACACGCTGGCCTCCTGCCGCGGGCAGATCGACGCCGGGCATCAGGTCTATCTCGTCCATGGCCGGGATTTCGACCCGCGCTACTACGCGGCGCCGATGCCGGGCCTCGAACTGGTGAAGATCGACTCGCTGGTGCACCCGCTCGACCCGGTCGCCGACGCCAAGGCCTTCGCCGCGATGCGCCGCTTCTTCCGCACCATCCGGCCGGACATCGTCCACACCCATCAGAGCAAGGCCGGCATCGTCGGGCGTTTCGCCGCCAGCGCGGCCGGGGTGAAGCACATCGTGCATGGCGTGCACATCGTGCCCTTCATCAATGTCGGCAAAGCCCAGCGCCTGATCTATCTCGCCGCCGAGCGCGCGGCGGCGCGGGTGACGGACGCCTTCATCGACGTGTCGCGCGGCATGCGCGATGTCTGCGTCGAGGCCAAGGTCGGCCGGCCCGACCAGCACCATGTCATCCATTCGGGCTTCGACCTCAAGCGCTTCGCCGGGGGCGAGCCGCCGGAGGATTGGCGCGACCTCATCGGCATCGGGCCGGAGGAGGCGAAGCCGCCGGTCATCGTGATGATGGCGGCGCTGGAGCCGCGCAAGCGCCATTGCGAGTTCCTCGAGGCGTTCCCCGCCGTCGTCGCGCGCTTCCCGCAGGTGCGGCTGCTCATGCCCGGCGAGGGGCCGCATCGGGCCGAGGTCGAGGCGAAGATCGCCGCCCTCGGCCTTGGCCATAATGCCCGGCTGCTCGGCTACCGCACCGACCCGGAAAAGCTGATCGCGCTTGCCGATTTCTGCATGCTCACCTCCACCCGCGAGGGGCTGCCGCGCGTCGTCATGCAGTATCTCGCCGCCGGGCGCACCTGCATCATCTCCGACATTCCCGGTCTCGACGAGGTGGTGCAGGACGGGCGCAACGGCATCGTCACCGGCGCCGACGACATGGCGGGCGCCGCGCAGGCGGCGATCCGGCTCATCGAGGACAAGGCGCTGCTCGCCCGCCTGACCGCGGGGGCGCGGGCCTCCGACATGAGCAGCTGGCAGGTCGAGAACATGTGCGCCGGCATCGAGCGCGTCTATCGGCAGCTTGCGGCATGA
- a CDS encoding glycosyltransferase family 4 protein → MSAGTYPVFINGRFLTQPLSGMQRYAQELVGALDAKLDAEPELRARLSPVALVPPGERRVPGWRHIPVREVGRLKGHAWEQIELALAARGGTLLNLISAGPLAHSRSILVMHDAAVFAHPEHFSRAYRTLHRFLRPRLARRARRLVTISEFSRRELARYCRVPESAFTIIPDSAEHILSVAPDTSILARHGLTPGQYGLTVGNQTPNKNIALAIRAFVRAAPQGWRLAVAGGGSDRIFAGGAVEDHPSVARLGRVSDGELRALYENAGLFLFPSRYEGFGVPPLEAMALGCPVLSSDSSAMPEVLGDAALYFRSDDEGDCAAQIRALLAAPAGAIPLKAAGRARAASFSWAQGGATLRRFSCRRAHTVPIESNVGGCAAECRSRSEA, encoded by the coding sequence ATGAGCGCGGGCACGTATCCGGTCTTCATCAATGGCCGCTTCCTGACGCAGCCGCTGTCGGGCATGCAGCGCTATGCGCAGGAACTGGTGGGGGCCCTCGACGCCAAGCTCGACGCCGAGCCGGAACTGCGCGCCCGGCTGAGCCCCGTCGCCCTCGTCCCACCGGGCGAGCGGCGCGTGCCCGGCTGGCGGCATATCCCGGTGCGCGAGGTCGGCCGGCTGAAAGGCCATGCCTGGGAGCAGATCGAGCTCGCCCTCGCCGCGCGGGGCGGGACTTTGCTCAACCTCATCTCCGCCGGCCCGCTGGCCCATTCCCGCTCCATCCTGGTGATGCACGACGCGGCGGTGTTCGCCCATCCCGAGCATTTCTCGCGCGCCTATCGCACGCTGCACCGCTTCCTGCGCCCGCGCCTCGCGCGCCGCGCGCGCCGGCTGGTGACCATCTCGGAATTCTCCCGCCGGGAGCTGGCGCGCTATTGCCGCGTGCCGGAGAGCGCCTTCACCATCATTCCCGACAGCGCCGAGCACATCCTTTCGGTCGCGCCGGACACCTCGATCCTCGCCCGGCATGGGCTGACCCCCGGCCAGTATGGCCTCACCGTCGGCAACCAGACGCCGAACAAGAACATCGCCCTCGCCATCCGTGCCTTCGTGCGCGCCGCCCCGCAGGGCTGGCGCCTCGCGGTGGCCGGCGGCGGCTCGGACCGGATCTTCGCCGGTGGCGCGGTGGAGGATCACCCCTCCGTCGCCCGCCTCGGCCGGGTGAGCGATGGCGAGCTGCGCGCGCTCTATGAGAACGCCGGTCTGTTCCTCTTTCCCTCGCGCTATGAGGGTTTCGGCGTTCCCCCGCTGGAAGCCATGGCGCTGGGCTGCCCGGTGCTGTCCTCCGATTCCTCGGCCATGCCCGAGGTGCTCGGCGACGCGGCGCTGTACTTTCGCAGCGACGATGAGGGGGACTGCGCGGCGCAGATCCGGGCGCTGCTCGCCGCTCCCGCCGGCGCCATCCCGCTTAAGGCGGCGGGGCGGGCGCGGGCCGCGTCCTTTTCGTGGGCCCAGGGGGGAGCGACCTTGCGGCGCTTCTCCTGCCGCCGGGCGCATACCGTGCCGATTGAAAGCAATGTCGGTGGCTGTGCCGCCGAGTGTCGATCCAGGAGCGAAGCGTGA
- a CDS encoding GNAT family N-acetyltransferase, which yields MSTLLIETRRARPAHAADIADIHDSAWRATYRGLIPGMELEKMVQRRGPLWWETAIKRGSRVLVLTFGDAVAGYANVGRNRARGLPYEGEIYELYLRPEYQGLGFGRRLFEDARKELVSAGFDGLAVWALADNEPALGFYKALGGMRVARSSESFGGRTLEKLAFGWNG from the coding sequence ATGAGCACGCTCCTTATCGAGACCCGCCGGGCGCGCCCGGCCCACGCCGCGGACATCGCCGATATCCATGATTCGGCGTGGCGCGCGACCTATCGCGGCCTGATACCGGGTATGGAGCTGGAGAAGATGGTCCAGCGCCGTGGCCCGCTCTGGTGGGAGACCGCGATCAAGCGCGGCTCGCGCGTGCTGGTGCTGACCTTCGGCGACGCGGTGGCGGGCTATGCCAATGTCGGGCGCAACCGCGCGCGCGGCCTGCCCTATGAGGGCGAGATTTACGAGCTCTATCTGCGGCCGGAATATCAGGGCCTCGGCTTTGGCCGGCGCCTGTTCGAGGATGCGCGCAAGGAACTGGTGAGCGCCGGTTTCGACGGCCTCGCCGTCTGGGCGCTCGCCGATAACGAACCCGCGCTCGGCTTCTACAAGGCGCTCGGCGGCATGCGGGTGGCCCGCTCGTCGGAGAGTTTCGGCGGCCGCACGCTGGAAAAGCTCGCCTTCGGCTGGAACGGCTGA
- the typA gene encoding translational GTPase TypA — MKLRNIAIIAHVDHGKTTLVDELLKQSGSYRENQRVAERVMDSNDLEKERGITILAKATSVVWKDTRINIVDTPGHADFGGEVERILNMVDGAIVLVDAAEGPMPQTKFVVGKALKVGLRPIVAINKVDRSDARSQEVINEVFDLFAALDASDEQLDFPILYGSGRNGWMAHSAEGPQDEGMAPLFDLVLKHVPEPTVDDGPFRMIGTLLEANPFLGRMITGRITSGSIKPNQSIKVLAQDGSLVEQGRVSKILAFRGIERQPIEEGVQGDIIAIAGLSKGTVADTFCDLSVDAPLKAQPIDPPTVTMSFIVNDSPLAGTEGDKVTSRVIRDRLLREAEGNVALKIEESSDKDSFFVSGRGELQLAVLIETMRREGFEIAVSRPRVVFSKDEATGDILEPIEEVLIDVDEEYSGVVVQKMSERRAEMVEMKPSGGSRQRLVFYAPTRGLIGYQGELMTDTRGTAIMNRLFHAYQPHRGEIPGRRNGVLISNEAGEAVAYALWNLEDRGPMMIEPGWKVYQGMIIGEHNRENDLEVNVLKGKKLTNIRTTSKDEAVRLTPPIRMTLERSLAWIQDDELVEVTPKSIRIRKRFLDPNERKREERRKESEGV; from the coding sequence ATGAAGCTGCGCAACATCGCCATCATCGCCCACGTCGACCACGGCAAGACCACGCTGGTGGACGAGCTGCTGAAGCAGTCCGGCTCCTATCGTGAGAACCAGCGCGTCGCCGAGCGTGTGATGGATTCGAACGACCTCGAAAAGGAGCGCGGCATCACCATCCTCGCCAAGGCCACCTCGGTGGTCTGGAAGGATACCCGGATCAACATCGTCGACACCCCCGGCCACGCCGATTTCGGCGGCGAGGTGGAGCGCATCCTGAACATGGTGGACGGCGCCATCGTGCTGGTCGACGCCGCCGAGGGCCCGATGCCGCAGACCAAGTTCGTGGTCGGCAAGGCGCTGAAGGTCGGTCTCCGCCCGATCGTGGCGATCAACAAGGTCGACCGCTCCGACGCCCGCTCGCAGGAAGTCATCAACGAGGTGTTCGACCTGTTCGCCGCGCTCGACGCGAGCGACGAGCAGCTCGACTTCCCGATCCTCTACGGGTCGGGCCGCAATGGCTGGATGGCCCATTCGGCGGAAGGTCCGCAGGACGAGGGCATGGCCCCGCTGTTCGACCTCGTGCTCAAGCACGTTCCCGAGCCCACCGTCGATGACGGCCCGTTCCGCATGATCGGCACGCTGCTGGAAGCCAACCCCTTCCTCGGCCGCATGATCACCGGGCGCATCACCTCCGGCTCGATCAAGCCGAACCAGTCGATCAAGGTTCTGGCGCAGGACGGCTCGCTGGTCGAGCAGGGCCGCGTCTCCAAGATCCTCGCCTTCCGCGGCATTGAGCGCCAGCCGATCGAAGAGGGCGTGCAGGGCGACATCATCGCCATTGCCGGCCTCTCCAAGGGCACCGTCGCCGACACTTTCTGCGACCTCTCGGTCGATGCGCCGCTCAAGGCCCAGCCGATCGACCCGCCGACCGTCACCATGTCCTTCATCGTCAACGATTCGCCGCTCGCCGGCACCGAAGGCGACAAGGTCACCAGCCGCGTCATCCGCGACCGCCTGCTGCGCGAGGCCGAGGGCAATGTCGCGCTGAAGATCGAGGAATCCAGCGACAAGGACTCGTTCTTCGTGTCCGGTCGCGGTGAACTCCAGCTCGCCGTGCTGATCGAGACCATGCGTCGCGAAGGCTTCGAGATCGCCGTCTCGCGCCCGCGCGTCGTGTTCAGCAAGGACGAGGCGACCGGCGATATCCTCGAGCCGATCGAGGAAGTGCTGATCGACGTCGACGAGGAATATTCCGGCGTGGTCGTCCAGAAGATGAGCGAGCGCCGCGCCGAGATGGTGGAGATGAAGCCGTCGGGCGGCAGCCGCCAGCGTCTCGTCTTCTACGCCCCCACCCGTGGCCTCATCGGCTATCAGGGCGAGCTGATGACCGATACGCGCGGCACGGCGATCATGAACCGCCTGTTCCACGCCTATCAGCCGCACCGCGGCGAGATCCCCGGCCGCCGCAACGGCGTGCTGATCTCGAACGAGGCCGGCGAGGCCGTGGCCTATGCGCTGTGGAACCTCGAGGATCGCGGCCCGATGATGATCGAGCCGGGCTGGAAGGTCTATCAGGGCATGATCATCGGCGAGCACAACCGCGAGAACGATCTCGAGGTGAACGTGCTCAAGGGCAAGAAGCTCACCAACATCCGCACCACCTCGAAGGACGAGGCCGTGCGCCTCACCCCGCCGATCCGCATGACGCTGGAGCGCTCGCTGGCCTGGATTCAGGACGACGAGCTGGTCGAGGTGACGCCGAAGTCGATCCGCATCCGCAAGCGCTTCCTCGACCCGAACGAGCGCAAGCGCGAGGAGCGCCGCAAGGAATCCGAGGGCGTCTGA